The following DNA comes from Pseudobythopirellula maris.
GGCACGTTGCTGCTCTCGAAGGCGAAGCCAGCAATGCCCGCCGACCCGCCGCCGGGGTTCGACGCCAGGAAGACGAACTCGTCGCCCGACTGGGCGCCAAAAATGTCGAAGAAGTGCATGTCGATGAAACGGTTCTTCGCAACCGTGCCCGTCGTGGCCGAGCCGCCGCCGGTCATCTGCATGATCACCTCGCTGGGCGCCCAGTTGGTGCTGTCGAGGCCGTCGGTCATCACTCCCACCCGGATGTGACGCGGGGCGGCGGGGCCCACTGTGAACGACCACCGCTCGGCCGGGCTGATCGTCGGGTCGGCGCCCGATGGCGAACCATTGCCGTCCAGCACGCCGAGCTTCACGTACGGCGGCTGGAACACCGAGGCGGGCGTCTGCGAGGCGCCCCAGCTGTAGTCACGCACGCCGTTGGTCAGCTGCGGGTCGTCGATCAAGGCGTAGGACCAACCGCCCGCCTTACGACTCGCCAGGATCTGCGAGCTGGCGACGTAACTGGGCAGGTCGATCAGGTTCGGGTAGACGCTGTTGTCGGTGGGGGTCACAAACGCGTTGCCGCCCGTCGCGTTGGCGTTGGGGTAGTCGAAACGCGTGCCAAACATCGCGTAGCCGTCGCTGCCGTAAACGTCGTTGCTGTCTAGGTCGAGCGTCTTGGCCACGTCGTTGGCCCGCCAGCCGGCGACCACGTAAGCGTTCGCGTCGGCCGGTCCACCGCCCGGGAAGAACGTCCCGCCGATATCATATTGAGTGCCCTTGTAACCTAGCGAGGCCGCCCCAACCGGGGTAACGCCTGCGGCCAGCACGGCCATGAGCATGATGAGTCGCCGTACGTTCATTAGTCTCTCCTTGGGTGAAAAGCATTTTCGACTTGAGTCAGCTAGCCGAGTTGAATAGGACGGGGGAAGAGGCATCAGAGCTCACCCCTCGCTCTGGGGGGAGCAAGCGGCGGGCAGAGCAGTTTGTTGCTTGGCAACTACTTTAATAGCTTTGTGATAAGGACCTGGTGAGCAGAAATCAACAACCGATGAGGGGAAAATCGACTCGCTGACAGTTTGGCAGCTCCGTGGTAGCGTCCCTACCAGGGCGCCCCAGTGGTCCGTTCAACCGGGGTCTCACGCCGGATCACCGGCTATGGGTTGAAAAGGAGAAGCGAGTTGGGGGAGAAGTGTCTCAGAGGCTCTCTAAACGACGATGGGAGACAGGCCGATCGATGCCCGCAAGTCTCTTCCCTGATATCACTTTGGTTCAGACCAAGATACCCCGCGATACGCGTATGCGTAAATCATGTGTCGTTATGCGACAGGCTATTGTGCCGGCGGACAGATTCGCGAAACTCCGATGGCGTTAGCGTCTCTTCTTGGCGAAAAACAACTGCCAGGCGTCTGGCGCCAGAAAAGCCCGCCCGCTTCGCGACAGCGGGCATCGGAAGGTCGGTCTCGGTAAGAAGCTGCTTGGCCAGCTCGATCCGGGTCCTGCGGATTTCGTTCAGCACGGTCCTTCCCAGACGCTCACGGAATTTCCGCTCGAGCAATCTCCTCGAAACCGCCGCGTGTTCATGCACCGACTCCACGCTGATCTCCAAATGCGCGTGGCTGCGAATGTAGGACAGCGCCACCCGCAGGTCGGGGTCCTCGACCGCCAGCGTGTCGGTCGAGAACCTGCTCACGACTCGGATCGGCGCCAGGTGAGTCCTTTGCTGACGAAGCGGCTCGCCCGCCATCAATCGCTCGAGCTGCTCGGCCGCTTCGTAGCCGATCTGTTGCGCCGGGAGCACGATGCTCGACAGGGGAGGTGTTGCGAGGTTGCACTCCAGCTCGTCGTTGTCCACGCCCAGCAAAGCCACCTGGTTCGGCACGTCGAGCTTCAGTTGCCGGCATATGTCGGCGAGTTCACGAGCTGGAACGTCGTTGCTCGAAAGGATCGCCACGGGCTTGCTCAGTTCGTTGAGCCACGCCCGCACGCAAGCGTCAACGTTCACCCAGCTCACGTCGGCCGAGGGACGCGGCAAGTACTCGGCGTAGCAAGCGGTAGCCGAATAGCCCCTGGCGGCGAGCGCTTCGCGGAAGCCGGCCTCACGCTCGCGGCTGAATCCGGCATGGGCACTGCCGAAGAAACCAAAGTTGGTGAATCCTCGGTCCATGAAGTAGGCGGCGGCCATCCGGCCGACGGCGCCATGGTCGGCTTCGACCAGCGGGTGGTTCAGTTCCGACAGCGTGCTGGTGGTGTTGACCAAAGGCACACGGAGCTCGCCGAGCTCCTCGGCGACCTTGCGGTCGAGCAGGTGGGCAATAACGCCGTCGGGGCCCCACTCCCGGAGTGGCTTGAGGACGTGCTGCGCCATCGGCCCATCGCGGATCACCCAACCGGCGTGCGAATGGGCGTACGCCTGCACCCCCCGCATGACCTCGCGGTTGTAGGCGAGGTCTTGGCCCATGATCAGGGCGACCCGCCGACTTGCTAGTTTTTCGGGCTTCATTTGCCCCACGGCCGTATCTCCGGTTTACGAGAACCGCTTGGGAGGCTTCCAGTCGGGTAGCAAAAAATGCCTCACACCCGCTGGAAAAATACTTTAACATGATTACGCTCAAAGAAAAGTAGTTCGCCGATCGCCCTATGCAAGCCACCCCCCCAACCGACTGCCCGCTCCTGAAAGTGAGCGGCGTTTCGAAGAGCTTCGGCCACGTTTCGGTGCTGCGCGACGTCGATTTCGAGCTGGCCGCGGGCGAGGCGCACATCCTTGCCGGCGAGAATGGCGCCGGTAAGAGCACCCTCATCAAGATCCTTGCCGGGGTGCACACCGACTACCAAGGGCGCCTCGCGATCGAGGGTCACGAGGTTCGTTTCCGTGATCCCAGCGAAGCGGTCGAGCATGGGGTGGCGGTGATTCACCAGGAGCTCTCGCTCATCGGCCCGATGTCGATCGCCGACAACCTGTTCCTGGGACGACCACAAACCTCGTGCGGGTTCGTGCGGGACGGGCGCCAGCGTGAGCTGGCCCGCGAGTGGCTCCGCGAACTCGACATCGACGCCGATCCCTCGACGCCCGTCGAGGCCCTGGCGATCTCCACGCAGCAGCGGCTGGAGATCGCCAAAGCATTGTCGCTCGACGCCAAGATTCTCGTGATGGACGAGCCGACCAGCTCGCTCAACGCGCACGAAGTGGAGAAGCTCTTCAAGCTCATCGACGAGCTGCGAGCCGCCGGGGTGGGAATCATCTACATCAGCCACAAGATGGACGAGATCGAGCGGATCGCCGACCGGGTCACGGTGCTCCGCGACGGCCGGCGTGTGGCGTCGGCCCCCGCCAGCGAGGCGCCGGCCGAGAAGATCATCGAGTGGATGGTGGGTCGCGAGGTGGAGCAGCAATTCTCCGCCACTGCCCGCAGCCCCTCGGAGCCGCGACTTGAGGTCAGCGAGTTCAGCGTCCCTAGCCCCAGTGGGCCGGGGTTGGCTGTCGACGCCGTTTCGTTGTCGGTCCGGCGGGGCGAGGTGGTCGGCGTCGGTGGCCTGCAGGGTTCGGGGGCCAGTGAGCTGCTGCTGGGCCTTTTCGGTGCGACGGCCGGTTGTCGTGGCCGGGTCGCGGTCGATGGCCAGCCAGTCGAGGTCCGATCTCCACGCCAAGCGATCCGGCAGGGCCTTGCCTTGCTCACGGCAGATCGCAAGACGAGCGGCCTGGTGCTGCCTATGTCGATCACGGCGAACACCACGCTGGCCAGCCTGCCAGCGTTCTCAATGGCCGGCTGGCTCCGGCCACGCAGAGAGTTGGTCGCCGCCGAGCGTCACTCCGAGGCGTTGCGGCTGCGGGCGGCGAGCCTTGACATGCCGGTCGGGGCGCTCTCGGGGGGGAACCAGCAGAAAGTCGCACTCGCCAAGTGGCTCGAGACGGCCCCCCGCGTGCTGCTCCTCGACGAGCCAACCCGCGGCGTCGATGTCGGCGCTAAACGCGAGATCTACGAACTCATCGACCGCTGGGCCGAGGCGGGCATGGCGATCCTACTCATCTCGACCGAGATGCCGGAGCTGCTCGCCCTCAGCGACCGGATCGTCGTGCTGCACCGCGGACGTATCATCACCACCCTCGACCGCGCCGAAGCGTCTGCCGAGACGGTGCTCGCCGCCGCTATGGGATCCGAAGCCCTCACTCCGACTGCCGCAATCGATGCCTGATCAATCCCCCCACAAGCTTGTCGCAACAGCCAAGGCGGTGCTCCTGTCGCCGGTCGGCCGGGCCGTCTTGGCCCTCGGGCTCGTGTTGCTGGTCGGCGTCGCCTTCAACGCGGACGGCGCCTTCTTCAAGACCGGGACCCACCGCGACGCCCTCCGCCAGATGTCGGTTTACGGCATGCTGGCCTGCGGCATGACCTTGGTGATCACCACCGGCGGCATCGACTTGGCCGTGGGCAGTGTGCTCGCGCTGGTGGCGGTTTGTTCGGCCACGATGGCGATCCACTGGGAGTGGTCCGCTTGGCTGGTTGTGCCACTGAGCGTGCTGATCGGGGCGGCGTGTGGGCTGGGGTCGGGAGTTGTGACCGCCTGGCTCCGAGTGCAGCCGTTCATCGCCACGCTGGCGATGATGGTGTTCGCTCGCGGCCTCGCCAAGCAGCTGGCGGGCGGCATGAAGGTGTCGACCGCGGTGCCGCAGGCCGACGGGACTTACCAGTACGTTGACGTCCCCTCGCTCTACAGGGCGATCGACGCGCGGCTGCTGGGCGGCCACGTGTCGACCGTCACGCTGGTCTTTCTTGCCTGCGCGGCGGTCGCCTACTTGGTGCTCTCTCGCCACCGTTTGGGGCGAGAGTTCTACGCCATTGGCGGCAACGCCGAGGCGGCCCGGCTCTCGGGCGTGCCGGTCGTGCGCTCGACCGTGTGGGCCTACGTGCTGTCTGGCGCCCTCGCCGGCGTGGCCGGACTTTGCCAGGCCAGCCAGGAGCAGCAAGGCGACCCCGAGGCGGGCGCCGGCTACGAACTCACCGCGATCGCCATGGTCGTGATCGGCGGCACGAGCCTCATGGGCGGCCGGGGCGGCATGGGGCTCACGCTCTTGGGCGTGCTGACGATCGGCTATCTCGACAAGATCCTCAGCATCAACGCCGTCCCCTCGGCCACGCGTCTCATGCTCACGGGCGTGATCATCGTCGCGGCGGTGCTCACCCAAAAACGTGGACGGTACTAGCGCCACACTGGCCGTCGATCGGCCCACGCCAACACCCCTCTTTCCCCCACTCTTGAAGCTATGCATCGCACAATCACAGCTCTCTGCCTGATTCTCAGCTTCGCCCTCCCGGGCTGCTCGGGAAGCTCGTCATCGTCCGGTTCACAATCGGACAGCGCCGCCACGGGCGGCGCCGAGCCGAAGTGGACGATCGCTATGAGTCAATGCAACCTCGGCGAGCCTTGGCGTGCGCAGATGAACGCCGATCTGAAGCGCGCTGCAGCCGAGCACCCCGAGATCCGCCTTGTCTTCAACAACGCCGAGAACGACACGCTCAAGCAACGGTCGCAGATCGAGGAGTTTGTCAGCGCCGGCGTCGACCTAATCATGGTCTGTCCCAAAGAGGCTCAGCCCCTTACCGAGCCGATTGCTAAGGCTTACCGCTCGGGCATCCCGGTGGTGGTGATCGACCGCCAGGTGCTGGGCGACGACTTCACCACGTTCATCGGCGCCGACAACGTGGCGATCGGCCGCGAGGCGGGCCGCTGGATCGCCTCGCACGCGAAGCCCGACGCACGGATCGTTGAGCTCAAGGGGCTGATGACCAGCGTCCCCGCTCAGGACCGCCACGCCGGATTCCGTGAGGGGCTGGGCGACGTGGGCGAGGTGATTTTCGAGGCCGACATGCAGTGGCTCGAGCCCCAGGCTCGCAAGGAGATGGACTCGGCCCTCGCGCGATTCGATGAGATCGACGTCGTGTTCGCTCACAACGATCCCGGCGCCCATGGCGCCTACCTCGCAGCCAAGGCGGCCGGCCGCGCAGAGGGCATGCTGTTCGTCGGCATCGACGCGCTGTCGCACGAGGGGATCGCGTACGTCAACCAGGGATTGCTCGACGCCACGTTCGAGTACCCCACCGGCGGCACGGTGGCGATCGAGACGGCGCTGAAGATCCTCGCCGGCGAAGAGGTTCCTAAGAACATCGAGCTGGGTACGAGCACGCACGCCCAAGCGAAGTACGAGGACGAATAGGAATCATTGTAGTGAGGCTCAACACGCCCCTTGCTTCTTAGAGTCGAGACCACGATCCCCCCTTCTTTCCCGGCCTTCGATGCGGCAGGGAATGCACCCATCACAGAACCATCAGGCATCCTATGAATCTTTTCCATCGCTGTTTTCTCAGCACCGCGTTGCTGGCCTGCGCATCGGCGCCGCTCTTCGCCCAGCCCGCCGGGCCGTTAGGCAGCCTCGAGCGTCTGCAGCCGGGCCGCTCGATGCGATCCTCCTCGAGCGACAAGTGGGATTGGCGTAACGGCAACAGCGACAACCGCCAGATCGCCCCGGGCGAGACACTCGTGATCGCCGACCTCGAGGGGCCCGGCCGCATTCAGCACATCTGGAACACCCTCGCGACCGAAGAGCAAGGCGCCTCGCGGCTGCTCGTGGTGCGCATGTACTGGGACGGCGAGCAGGAGCCATCGGTCGAGGCGCCGCTCGGCGATTTCTTCGTCATCGGCCACGGGGTGAACCGGCCGATGGAGTCGCTGCCCGTGATGGTCAGCTCCGAGGGGCGCTCTCGCAACTGCTACTGGCCGATGCCGTTTCGCAAGAGCGCCAAGGTCACCATTACGAACGAGGGCAAGCTGCCGGTCGGGGCGTTCTACTACTACGTCGACTGGCAGAAGCTCCCCTCGCTGCCCGAAGAGACCCCCTACTTCCACGCCCAGTACCGCCAAGAGTACCCCACCACCGAGGGCCAGGACTACCTGATCGCCGACATCGAGGGCCGCGGCCACTACGTCGGCACGGTGCTCAACGTCCGCCAGCGGGCGGGCGGTTGGTTTGGCGAAGGGGACGACTTTTTCTACATCGACGGCGAAGAGATCCCCTCGATTCAGGGCACCGGCACCGAGGACTACTTCTGCGACGCCTGGGGCTTTCGCGAGTTTGATGGCCCCTACTACGGCGTGCCGATCTTTGACCACTACCAGCCTAAAGGTCTGATCACCGCTTACCGTTGGCACGTGGCCGACCCGGTAAGCTTTGAGAAGTCGCTGCGGATGGAGATCGAGCACAAGGGAGCGGCGTTCGATGAAGAGGGCGAGCTGCGCAGCGGCTACGAGCCGCGCGTGGAGGACTTCGCCTCGGTCGCGTACTGGTACCAACTCGAGCCGCACAAGCCGTTCCCGGCCTTCCCCAAGGCCGAGGACCGACTCTACCGAGACTTCAAGAACCGCTTCGAGTCGGAGCTCTATGTTTCTTCGGCCCGGGTCAGCCGCGGCGATCTCTCCGCCCAGGAGGGGGGGCAATGGAGCAACAACGCCCAGCTCTTCTGGCGGCCGCCGGTGGCCGATCAGTCGCTCGAGTTGCCGCTGCTCATCCGCGAGAGCGGCTCGTACAAGCTGACGCTCGTGATGAGCCAATCGTGGGATTATGGCAAGTTCGAGGTGCTCCTCGACGGCGAATCGCAGGGCGAGCCGGTCGACCTGTACAGCAAGTCGCTCGCCAGCAAGAAGCACTTCCTGCCCCCGCTCACACTCGAAGAAGGGGAGCACACCCTCACGCTCCGCAACGTCGGCAAATCAGACGAAAGCGGCGGCTACTTCCTCGGCATCGACATGGTCATCGCGACCCAAGCCGAGTGACCGGTGTTCCTGGCAGCGGACCGCAGACCCGTCACCGCTACCAAATAGCCGAGGCGGGACTCGAACAACCGCAGGAACCCCAGGAAAGAACGCGAGCCGTGAAGGTGCGGCGCATTATCCGGGGCAGGGGGGATCAGCAATCGGCCTAAGAAGCACCAACCGCTTCGCGTTGGTTCTCTTTGTTCTTGCTACGCGAAGATCCCAGCAGCTTTGCAAGATCGGCCACCGTACCGCCGGACTTCTTCAGGCTCGTTGGCAGCTTGCGAAAAACTACTGCACCAGTTTTGAGTTGAGCAGTTCTGTACATGTAATCCCTCTTAGGTAGGCACATAGAAGGCCAAGATATCGACTAGCGTAGGCAGAGGGTGCTCTGGATTCCCCTCAATGTCAGACGCCACTTGGGCCAATTGGCTCGCCGCGGTTTCGTCCGACGTATCTATTGTCAATACGGCGTAGATTCGGCCGCCGTCTGGATTATCGGCTGATCGTATAGGAAAAGCCAGGATCGCCGTAACCCCTTCTGTAAGCATAGCTTGTTTCTTAGAAAGCCCGAAAATCCCCCTCACATCTGCGTTATCTCGCCGTAAAAAAAGTCCGTACTCGCATTTAACGCAAACATCCCAGACCAGCCCCTGACAGCAGCACTGGAGGCCCAGCCACCTAAAGCACCGCCAGCTTGCTTGCCATGGGAAACCTACTCGCCACCAGCGGATCCCAGCGTCCTTGTCGTTAGGCTTTAGCTCGTAGTGGTAAACGGCTCGGAACCATTCAATCGGCATCCGCCCCTGTCGCAAGTAGAGGTGGGCTCGAAATAACCCTGGCCTGGGGTTCGGGTGGCCCGCTTCTAGGCTCCGATAAAAATCCCCGAATCGGTCTCTTATGGTGGCGTCCCGCGCATCACTCAATTGCCGCCGGAGCCGATCTTCACGCCCAAACAGCCCGTATAGGCTCATGAAAAAGCTAAAGAAGGCGTAAGCCACTATGGCAAACGGCTTCAAATCATCTGCTGTTAAAACCGCGATGCTCAAGCCACCTACTACTAGGATGGTCTGCAAGCCCGCCCGTATTTCCTTGTGCATCTATCGCTTTCCCTCCCCCAGAATATCGTCGCTGAGCCATTCACTGCAAAAATGGCAATTCTACCCCTCACACCCCTTGCCCTCATCCGCCAAGCACCAGTGCCCGGTCTTCGTGGTCCCGTACCATTTGCATCTCGCATTGTGCCGCGTACCCGATCCTTCATTGAGCCAGTAGAGCCCAGCCGCGACTTGCTCAGGGAACCGTTCCTTGGCCTCACTCCTGCTGACCGGCTCCTCCCCCACTAGCCTCGGGCTCCGCAGGACGCACCAGCGGCTCCCTGACGCCCTCAGCCGCAGGCAGACGCCCCTTGAGTGTCTCGGCGATTCGATAGCCCGCCTGGACCGCCCGGTGCTTAGAAGTGATCCCAGCGTCTCGGAGATACTTGGTCGGTAGCTCGAGCTTGTGCAGCCTCGGCGAGCCATCCGCCGCCGTGATGGGGGCGAGCACGGCATCGGTGTAGACCATGGCACGAGCTAGGCGCCACGAATCTACCGCCCACTGCTTGGGCTCCAGCTCAGCAGCGGCGGCCTTGCCCGACTCGGCGTGCTCTTGCACGAGGTCTAAGGCTTCCTTGCGGACCCGGTTGAAGTCGGTTCGCCTGGGCAGAATC
Coding sequences within:
- a CDS encoding PEP-CTERM sorting domain-containing protein (PEP-CTERM proteins occur, often in large numbers, in the proteomes of bacteria that also encode an exosortase, a predicted intramembrane cysteine proteinase. The presence of a PEP-CTERM domain at a protein's C-terminus predicts cleavage within the sorting domain, followed by covalent anchoring to some some component of the (usually Gram-negative) cell surface. Many PEP-CTERM proteins exhibit an unusual sequence composition that includes large numbers of potential glycosylation sites. Expression of one such protein has been shown restore the ability of a bacterium to form floc, a type of biofilm.), which gives rise to MNVRRLIMLMAVLAAGVTPVGAASLGYKGTQYDIGGTFFPGGGPADANAYVVAGWRANDVAKTLDLDSNDVYGSDGYAMFGTRFDYPNANATGGNAFVTPTDNSVYPNLIDLPSYVASSQILASRKAGGWSYALIDDPQLTNGVRDYSWGASQTPASVFQPPYVKLGVLDGNGSPSGADPTISPAERWSFTVGPAAPRHIRVGVMTDGLDSTNWAPSEVIMQMTGGGSATTGTVAKNRFIDMHFFDIFGAQSGDEFVFLASNPGGGSAGIAGFAFESSNVPEPSALVLVATTLLVGLGSRRRGNV
- a CDS encoding AraC family transcriptional regulator; this translates as MKPEKLASRRVALIMGQDLAYNREVMRGVQAYAHSHAGWVIRDGPMAQHVLKPLREWGPDGVIAHLLDRKVAEELGELRVPLVNTTSTLSELNHPLVEADHGAVGRMAAAYFMDRGFTNFGFFGSAHAGFSREREAGFREALAARGYSATACYAEYLPRPSADVSWVNVDACVRAWLNELSKPVAILSSNDVPARELADICRQLKLDVPNQVALLGVDNDELECNLATPPLSSIVLPAQQIGYEAAEQLERLMAGEPLRQQRTHLAPIRVVSRFSTDTLAVEDPDLRVALSYIRSHAHLEISVESVHEHAAVSRRLLERKFRERLGRTVLNEIRRTRIELAKQLLTETDLPMPAVAKRAGFSGARRLAVVFRQEETLTPSEFRESVRRHNSLSHNDT
- a CDS encoding sugar ABC transporter ATP-binding protein; translation: MQATPPTDCPLLKVSGVSKSFGHVSVLRDVDFELAAGEAHILAGENGAGKSTLIKILAGVHTDYQGRLAIEGHEVRFRDPSEAVEHGVAVIHQELSLIGPMSIADNLFLGRPQTSCGFVRDGRQRELAREWLRELDIDADPSTPVEALAISTQQRLEIAKALSLDAKILVMDEPTSSLNAHEVEKLFKLIDELRAAGVGIIYISHKMDEIERIADRVTVLRDGRRVASAPASEAPAEKIIEWMVGREVEQQFSATARSPSEPRLEVSEFSVPSPSGPGLAVDAVSLSVRRGEVVGVGGLQGSGASELLLGLFGATAGCRGRVAVDGQPVEVRSPRQAIRQGLALLTADRKTSGLVLPMSITANTTLASLPAFSMAGWLRPRRELVAAERHSEALRLRAASLDMPVGALSGGNQQKVALAKWLETAPRVLLLDEPTRGVDVGAKREIYELIDRWAEAGMAILLISTEMPELLALSDRIVVLHRGRIITTLDRAEASAETVLAAAMGSEALTPTAAIDA
- a CDS encoding ABC transporter permease, which produces MPDQSPHKLVATAKAVLLSPVGRAVLALGLVLLVGVAFNADGAFFKTGTHRDALRQMSVYGMLACGMTLVITTGGIDLAVGSVLALVAVCSATMAIHWEWSAWLVVPLSVLIGAACGLGSGVVTAWLRVQPFIATLAMMVFARGLAKQLAGGMKVSTAVPQADGTYQYVDVPSLYRAIDARLLGGHVSTVTLVFLACAAVAYLVLSRHRLGREFYAIGGNAEAARLSGVPVVRSTVWAYVLSGALAGVAGLCQASQEQQGDPEAGAGYELTAIAMVVIGGTSLMGGRGGMGLTLLGVLTIGYLDKILSINAVPSATRLMLTGVIIVAAVLTQKRGRY
- a CDS encoding substrate-binding domain-containing protein — translated: MHRTITALCLILSFALPGCSGSSSSSGSQSDSAATGGAEPKWTIAMSQCNLGEPWRAQMNADLKRAAAEHPEIRLVFNNAENDTLKQRSQIEEFVSAGVDLIMVCPKEAQPLTEPIAKAYRSGIPVVVIDRQVLGDDFTTFIGADNVAIGREAGRWIASHAKPDARIVELKGLMTSVPAQDRHAGFREGLGDVGEVIFEADMQWLEPQARKEMDSALARFDEIDVVFAHNDPGAHGAYLAAKAAGRAEGMLFVGIDALSHEGIAYVNQGLLDATFEYPTGGTVAIETALKILAGEEVPKNIELGTSTHAQAKYEDE
- a CDS encoding glycoside hydrolase family 172 protein; translation: MNLFHRCFLSTALLACASAPLFAQPAGPLGSLERLQPGRSMRSSSSDKWDWRNGNSDNRQIAPGETLVIADLEGPGRIQHIWNTLATEEQGASRLLVVRMYWDGEQEPSVEAPLGDFFVIGHGVNRPMESLPVMVSSEGRSRNCYWPMPFRKSAKVTITNEGKLPVGAFYYYVDWQKLPSLPEETPYFHAQYRQEYPTTEGQDYLIADIEGRGHYVGTVLNVRQRAGGWFGEGDDFFYIDGEEIPSIQGTGTEDYFCDAWGFREFDGPYYGVPIFDHYQPKGLITAYRWHVADPVSFEKSLRMEIEHKGAAFDEEGELRSGYEPRVEDFASVAYWYQLEPHKPFPAFPKAEDRLYRDFKNRFESELYVSSARVSRGDLSAQEGGQWSNNAQLFWRPPVADQSLELPLLIRESGSYKLTLVMSQSWDYGKFEVLLDGESQGEPVDLYSKSLASKKHFLPPLTLEEGEHTLTLRNVGKSDESGGYFLGIDMVIATQAE